Genomic segment of Paucidesulfovibrio longus DSM 6739:
CAGAAGGAAGCCGCGCGCGTCGCGGCCAAGGCCATGACCCGGCACGCCGCGGACAAAGGCAAGGGAGCGGGGCAGCTCGCCGGAAGGACCGCCGCCCGGATCGCCGGGCAGGTGTCGCTGGCGGCGAAAAAAGTGCGCGGCGCGGCCGGGAGCCTGGGCGAGACCCTGCGGCGCAAGCTGGGCCGATAATAACGCGCGCGCCGTGCCCGGCGGGCTTTTGCTCCCGCCGCGACTTGACAATCCCGATACGAACCGACATCAAAATGTAATGCGCCCTGCCGCACCGAACGCAGGGCCGTTTCCGGCTCACAGACAACCGGGGGGGACCAGATGAGCCGCAAGGTCAAGTCCGTGCGCGTGCCGAAGGAACTGGAAACCATCGATCTTTCCGGCATCATCCGTGAATGCGAGGCCTACCTGCGCGACCTGGAATCCGCGACCCTGCTCAAGGCGCAGGGCAACCGGGATGCTTCCGAAGCCTTGATCAAGACCCGCGAGCGGGATCTGGGCAAGCGCATCGGCATGATGGTCTACAAGGCGCGCGTCGAGTATGGGCGCGGCCTGGGGGAAAAAGAGTGAATCCGAAAAAAGCCTCGGAATCCGCGGTGGTCATGACCCACATCGCCCTGCCCGAGGACGCCAATCCCGCGGGCAACCTGCACGGCGGCGTGATCCTCAAGCACGTGGACACGGCCGGGGGCGTGGTGGCCATGCGCCACGCGCGCGCCAACGTGGTCACGGCCTCGTTCGAGCGCATGGATTTTCTGGAGCCCGCCTACGTGGGCGAGCTGATGACCTTCAAGGCCAGCCTGAACTACGTGGGCCGGACGAGCATGGAGGTCGGGGTGCGCGTCGAGGCCGAGAACCCCATCACCGGGCACGTGCGCCACACCAACTCCGCCTACGTGACCTACGTGGCCCTGGACGAGAACGGCAGGCCCCGTTCCGTGCCGCCCCTGGACCTGGACACGCCCACTGCCGAGCGCCGCGCCCGCGAGGCCGAAAACCGCCGGCGCATGCGCGAAGCCATCATCCGATCCGAAGAATATTAGGGGGAAGCCGGGCCGGGGGCATCTTCTTGCCTTTTCCCCGTTCATGCCGGATGATGCGGCATGTCCGACGAAATCACTCCCCTTCTTCCCGCGTCCGACGGGCTCGGCGTTCTGTATGTGGTGGCCACGCCCCTGGGCGACGCCGAGGACTTGTCGCCGCGCGCCGCGCGCATTCTCAGCGAGGCCGACCTGGTCCTGGCCGAGGAC
This window contains:
- a CDS encoding acyl-CoA thioesterase, whose product is MNPKKASESAVVMTHIALPEDANPAGNLHGGVILKHVDTAGGVVAMRHARANVVTASFERMDFLEPAYVGELMTFKASLNYVGRTSMEVGVRVEAENPITGHVRHTNSAYVTYVALDENGRPRSVPPLDLDTPTAERRAREAENRRRMREAIIRSEEY